The following are encoded in a window of Arctopsyche grandis isolate Sample6627 chromosome 2, ASM5162203v2, whole genome shotgun sequence genomic DNA:
- the LOC143922653 gene encoding uncharacterized protein LOC143922653, with the protein MECRLCLCSAPLDSSVSIYDDPHPLVQRIQKCCQMPVEKGDNFPDTICLVCVKNLELFNTFRNVCIQSIETAKLRLVERVQIKTEEVLLEDLTWKDEMDVISPSNICDSIVDNMTNDSEKNREKFILGNYITEMVDDIEIPHSAQSGMDHQINIQNMCNDIESHSRINPHECNICFKSFTRKRNLVAHIKSHTGDKPYKCDICFKSYSLKSHLVVHVKSHTGEKPHKCNICFKSFSLKNNLVAHVKSHTEENSHRCAVCFRSFALKRYLGAHMKYHTGVKPHKCDICFRSFAQKSLLLRHERSHTGEKPYKCDICLKSYSLKSSLFDHLKSHTGEKLHKCNICFKSFTRKNGLVSHMIAHTGVKSHKCNICFKSFARNYDLLRHERSHTNEKPHKCDICLKSYSLKSHLVVHMKSHTGGKATQM; encoded by the exons atggagtgcagactttgtctgTGCTCTGCTCCACTCGattcttccgtctccatctatgacgaccctcatccacTGGTTCAGCGCATTCAGAAGTGCTGTCAGATGCCG GTTGAGAAAGGTGACAATTTTCCAGATACGATATGCTTGGTGTGTGTCAAAAATCTGGAATTATTTAACACTTTCCGAAACGTTTGTATTCAAAGTATCGAAACGGCGAAGCTGAGGTTAGTTGAACGTGTGCAAATTAAGACGGAAGAAGTTTTACTTGAAGATTTGACATGGAAAGATGAAATGGATGTAATTTCTCCATCAAACATTTGCGATTCAATCGTTGACAATATGACTAATGATTCTGAG AAAAACAGAGAAAAGTTTATTTTGGGCAACTATATAACAGAAATGGTGGACGATATTGAAATTCCACATTCCGCACAATCTGGAATGGACCATCAGATTAACATTCAAAATATGTGTAATGACATAGAATCCCACTCTAGGATAAATCCAcatgaatgtaatatttgttttaaatcatttactcgGAAAAGAAATCTCGTTGCACATATTAAATCTCACACTGGGGACAAaccatataaatgtgatatttgttttaaatcatattcgttAAAAAGTCATCTTGTTGTTCACGTGAaatctcacactggggaaaagccacacaaatgtaatatttgtttcaaatcgtTTTCCCTAAAAAACAATCTTGTTGCACATGTGAAATCTCACACTGAGGAAAATTCGCACAGATGTGCTGTTTGTTTCAGATCGTTTGCTCTAAAACGCTATCTTGGCGCGCACATGAAATATCACACTGGGGTTAAGCcgcataaatgtgacatttgtttcagatcGTTTGCTCAAAAGTCTTTACTCTTGAGACATGAACGATCTCATACTGGAGAAAAaccatataaatgtgatatctgtttaaaatcatattctctAAAAAGTAGTCTCTTTGACCATTTGAaatctcacactggggaaaagctgcacaaatgtaatatttgctttaaatcgtTTACTCGAAAAAATGGTCTTGTTTCACACATGATAGCTCACACTGGGGTAAAATcccataaatgtaatatttgtttcaaatcatttgcTCGGAACTATGACCTTTTAAGACATGAAAGATCCCATACCAAcgaaaaaccacataaatgtgatatttgtttaaaatcatattctctAAAAAGTCATCTTGTTGTACATATGAAATCTCACACTgggggaaaagccacacaaatgtaa
- the LOC143920909 gene encoding uncharacterized protein LOC143920909 isoform X1 — translation MNNDYLTIKPKLRDILCRKLDCQIREKGAAAYRACSLLYCRGQRVNIILPSGSGSQFYNYKELMEDFRTEEFYNTLIFVERLQNNSLNIPDKETVNHTSTQANEQNLVRCQVTCTLFDLKVPYLRIIGYLHVLYLRKAQSLPHKTAPHKAAPDKAAPHKAAPPFGPHGAVPPSGPHKAAGPSGPHGG, via the exons ATGaacaatgattatttgacaattaagccaaaactacgagatatattat gtcgaaaactcgattgccaaattcgcgaaaaaggtgccgccgcgtacagggcttgttcgctattatattgccgcgggcaaagggttaatattaTTCTCCCGAGTGGAAGTGGTTCGCAATTTTATAACTACAAAG AACTAATGGAAGATTTTCGGACGGAGGAGTTCTACAACACACTTATTTTTGTTGAAAGACTTCAGAACAACTCCTTGAACATCCCGGATAAAGAGACAGTAAACCATACTTCTACCCAGGCGAATGAACAGAATTTGGTACGATGTCAGGTGACCTGTACGCTCTTCGACCTCAAG gtaccatatctgcgaattattggctatttgcatgtactatatctgcgaaaggcgcaaagccttccccataagactgcgccccataaggctgcgcccgataaggctgcgccccataaagctgcgcccccttttgggccccatggggctgtgcccccttcggggccccataaggctgcgggcccttcggggccccacggggggtga
- the LOC143920909 gene encoding uncharacterized protein LOC143920909 isoform X2: MEDFRTEEFYNTLIFVERLQNNSLNIPDKETVNHTSTQANEQNLVRCQVTCTLFDLKVNLPTHVTVCVNITVDLSGTISANYWLFACTISAKGAKPSP, encoded by the exons ATGGAAGATTTTCGGACGGAGGAGTTCTACAACACACTTATTTTTGTTGAAAGACTTCAGAACAACTCCTTGAACATCCCGGATAAAGAGACAGTAAACCATACTTCTACCCAGGCGAATGAACAGAATTTGGTACGATGTCAGGTGACCTGTACGCTCTTCGACCTCAAGGTGAATCTTCCTACACACGTTACGGTCTGCGTCAACATCACGGTAGACCTCTCAG gtaccatatctgcgaattattggctatttgcatgtactatatctgcgaaaggcgcaaagccttccccataa